A single Methanolobus sp. ZRKC5 DNA region contains:
- a CDS encoding DUF531 domain-containing protein — protein sequence MLTLGIVNTYDKIKVLDAHYRAIARAAPICHAFGFSLALFDFPFKMTPDELVEYVADKTTIGESGKYLRMLHEKKHLFVFDLPKKGFQPQLGSVVVTTSKPEKKFSITTEAIADEIMHNKSFLILVGLGRKGLPKDLFSLARYHLDITSHGVSLETCTAIGCIPAYLMGIVHTKSSEK from the coding sequence AATCGTTAATACATATGATAAGATCAAAGTACTGGATGCTCATTATCGAGCAATAGCAAGGGCTGCACCTATATGTCATGCATTCGGATTTTCCCTTGCTCTTTTTGATTTTCCATTTAAGATGACCCCTGATGAGCTGGTGGAGTATGTTGCGGACAAAACCACTATTGGAGAATCAGGTAAATATCTGAGGATGTTGCATGAAAAAAAGCACCTATTCGTTTTTGACCTGCCAAAGAAAGGATTCCAACCACAATTAGGTTCTGTGGTCGTGACAACTTCAAAACCGGAAAAGAAGTTTTCCATTACTACAGAAGCCATTGCAGACGAAATAATGCATAATAAGTCTTTCCTGATACTGGTGGGACTTGGACGAAAAGGGCTACCAAAAGACCTTTTTAGCCTTGCCAGATACCATCTTGATATTACATCACATGGCGTTTCCCTTGAAACATGTACGGCAATTGGATGCATACCTGCTTATCTCATGGGTATAGTCCATACGAAAAGTTCAGAAAAATAA